Proteins from a genomic interval of Rosa chinensis cultivar Old Blush chromosome 2, RchiOBHm-V2, whole genome shotgun sequence:
- the LOC112187614 gene encoding uncharacterized protein LOC112187614: MEESFSVRVSKTFDILDGSSPSATASAPSSSLWSLTGEEIEKREWNRDKGSPEPQPRPCNPDSNSKDDFFGNELEKDLLDLDDDDDDDVEEEEEEDEVVEEQSAKPKPKPKPMPDDYNEEQWQIKTCIGLDCTLDHEEEEDEFDKVAVGKGNAADRFYMKDVNDYPIDIDSQYEVPNSLNDFTRDPRANHLAAKIRLQLDAEAARKIDSLRVSRNTAPSGAIADEFVPSEDAINLKSILKRKNDEQLGSSKSQKRVRFDPECKDDCDQEPDGSKDIPVKSLSGEDHVSAVPDYIRNPSRYTHYTFDSSTDMDEEANRQAYMDFRNLLGMSNTTDAEVSKPIIFTPKKKSTDATMLEIDGESERPVGASKESASYRVVPIAIAARDHEDSDVCAMDEDEPDIETSGRTSSQRIGRQFRTRTSLELDE, encoded by the exons ATGGAAGAGAGTTTCAGCGTTCGAGTAAGCAAAACGTTCGATATTCTAGATGGCTCATCACCATCAGCGACAGCGAGTGCTCCGTCTTCGTCGCTGTGGTCCCTAACAGGTGAGGAAATCGAGAAGAGAGAATGGAACAGGGACAAGGGGAGCCCCGAACCCCAACCCCGACCCTGCAACCCAGATTCAAATTCAAAGGACGATTTCTTCGGTAACGAGCTGGAGAAGGACCTTCTGGACcttgacgacgacgacgacgatgacgtggaagaagaagaagaagaagacgaggtGGTGGAGGAGCAATCTGCTAAGCCTAAGCCGAAGCCGAAGCCTATGCCGGATGATTATAACGAGGAGCAGTGGCAAATTAAAACCTGCATTGGCTTGGACTGTACTCTCGACCACGAG gaagaggaagatgaatttGACAAAGTGGCTGTTGGCAAGGGAAATGCTGCAGACCGCTTTTATATGAAGGATGTAAATGACTATCCGATAGACATTGATTCTCAATACGAGGTTCCCAATTCATTGAACGATTTCACTAGAGACCCTCGCGCCAATCACCTAGCAGCTAAGATTAGACTCCAACTGGATGCAGAAGCAGCTCGAAAAATTGACTCCCTGCGGGTCTCTCGGAACACTGCACCATCCGGTGCTATAGCTGATGAATTCGTCCCGTCTGAAGATGCTATCAACCTGAAATCAATTTTGAAGAGGAAAAATGATGAGCAGTTAGGCTCATCTAAATCACAAAAGCGTGTTCGGTTTGACCCTGAGTGTAAAGATGATTGCGATCAAGAGCCTGATGGATCCAAAGATATACCTGTGAAAAGCCTTTCAGGTGAAGATCATGTGTCTGCAGTTCCAGATTACATACGGAATCCATCAAGATATACACATTATACATTTGATTCATCAACTGACATGGATGAGGAAGCTAACAGGCAAGCCTATATGGATTTCCGTAATCTTTTGGGGATGTCAAATACTACGGATGCAGAAGTTTCAAAACCGATCATATTCACACCAAAAAAGAAATCAACTGATGCGACAATGCTAGAAATTGATGGGGAGTCGGAGAGACCAGTAGGTGCTAGTAAGGAATCTGCGTCTTACAGAGTCGTGCCAATTGCTATTGCAGCCAGGGATCACGAAGACAGTGATGTGTGTGCAATGGATGAAGATGAACCAGATATAGAAACCAGTGGAAGAACAAGTTCACAGAGGATTGGCCGCCAGTTTCGTACAAGAACCAGTTTAGAGTTGGATGAGTAA